A DNA window from Xiphias gladius isolate SHS-SW01 ecotype Sanya breed wild chromosome 3, ASM1685928v1, whole genome shotgun sequence contains the following coding sequences:
- the rpl27 gene encoding 60S ribosomal protein L27, with translation MGKFMKPGKVVMVLAGRYAGRKAVIVKNIDDGTTDHPYSHALVAGIDRYPRKVTTTMGKKKIAKRSKIKAFVKVFNYNHLMPTRYSVDIPLDKTVVNKDVFRDPALKRKARREAKVKFEERYKTGKNKWFFQKLRF, from the exons ATGGGCAAGTTTATGAAGCCTGGGAAGGTGGTAATGGTCTTAGCTGGACGCTACGCCGGGCGCAAGGCTGTCATCGTCAAG AACATTGATGACGGCACCACCGACCACCCTTACAGCCACGCTCTGGTCGCAGGCATCGACCGCTATCCCCGTAAGGTGACCACAACCATGGGCAAGAAGAAGATCGCCAAGAGGTCCAAGATCAAGGCCTTCGTCAAGGTGTTCAACTACAACCACCTCATGCCCACCAG ATACTCTGTGGATATTCCTCTGGACAAAACTGTCGTCAACAAGGACGTCTTCAGGGATCCCGCTCTCAAGCGCAAAGCCAGGCGGGAGGCCAAGGTCAAGTTTGAGGAGAG GTACAAGACGGGCAAGAACAAGTGGTTCTTCCAGAAGCTCAGATTCTAA